One Mycoplasmopsis bovigenitalium genomic window, CACATTTAACAAGTGATTTTGGTTGTTTATCAATATAAAAATGTTTCAATAGGTAAACAGTTGTTATTGATTCCTTGCCGTCTTTGTTAACTGTCATTTTTTTGCGGTCATTAACATGTCGATTAATTGGTAAATTGATTTTTGTTATTTTATTTTCAATTAATCCATCGCAAATAGCGATATAACTACGCTTAATTTCATGTTTTTTAAGCATTTCTGCAAGTTTTATATGAGTTTCATTATTTTTAGCAATTATTAAAAGCCCACTTGTCTCCTTATCAATTCGATGAACAATACCTGGTCTTAATAAACCATTTTCGTTTGAAAGCGTTTTAAAATGATGCAACAAACCATTGACTAATGTATCTTCATAGTGACCGGGCGCTGGGTGAACCACCAGATTTGTTGGTTTATCTAAAATTACAATATCTTCATCTTCATAAACAATGTTTAAATCCATTTTTGTTGGAACAATATTTGTTTCTTTTTCAATCAACTTTGTAATTGTGATATTTCAGCCCTCTTGGACAATATAATTAGGTTTATTAACTGGGATAGAATTGTTGTTCAAAAATACAGCTCCTTGTAAAATAAGTTGCTTAGCATCATTACGAGATATTTCAGAATTATCAGAAATATATTTATCAATTCTTTCCTTATAATTTACATCTAATTTAAGCATATTTAAAATTATATATTAAATCTTAATATCAAAAATTGATATTTGATATAGAATAGTTGAAATTTTGAGTAAATTTTTCAATGAAAAATGCAGTTTTTACTGCATTACTTAGATAGTTCTAATTCTCAAATTTCTTCAATTAATTTTGTATCCATTCTGTAACTTGAAGCCGATTTAATTGTTGCTTCTTTATAACTTCAAGCTTTTTTATCAGGATTTAATTTTCGGAAATGAGCGATTAGAGATTTGTCATATTCATTGATATCTGAATTCAATCGGTCAAAATCATATTTATTTTCAAACACACGATTCATTTTTGGTTTAACTAGACCATTGTTTTTAATATTGCCTATTGTTAATCCAATAATAGGAACAGCTTGACCTTTTATATTCAAGATTTCATTTAATTCTTTGACCATAGTTCTTGTTAGTCCTAAAAAACATGTTCCTAATCCTAAAGAAATAGCTGCATCTTGAGCGGTTGTTGCTTGAATAAATGCGTCGCCAACCGCAACAGTATATGATTCTGATGAATGGTTATTGTATTGATATTCAGTATATGTGTTTTTTGCTATATTTACGCGGTTATAATCAGCTAAAAATACCAAGAATATATCGCAACTTTTAATCGCACCAGTATATTTGTTTACTTCACCAAGTTGAGCTAATATTTTTTTGTCTCTTACTACAATAACACTTGATGCATGTCAATTTGATGAAGTTGGTGCTGAGTTAATTGCTTCAATTATTTGTTTATATTGTTCATCGGTTATATTGTTTTCAGTGTCATATTCTCTAACAGAATATCTTTGTTTTAATTTATTAATAAAATCCATTTGCAACTCCTTATAAAAAAATTATATTTTATTTATATTTATCAATTGAAAGTCTATGAATTTTTAAGATTTTTTTCATAAAAGTTTTTAAGTTTACCAAGATTATTGAATACGTGTTTTGTTAGTCAATCAAAATTGAAGTCTTTGTTGAAAGTTAGCGACCATGCTATTCCATAAAAATTCACAATTGCTTTTATTGCAAAATACTCATCAAAATCTATTGAAAAATTTGTATTTTTTGCATAGTTCAAAATGAATTCTTTTTCCGTTTGTTCGTCATAATCAATATCTGAACAATGGTATGCTAAGTCAAAATATTTAGAATTCATTGATGAGTATTCTAGGTCGATTAATTTAATTTTATTGTTAATTGTCAACAATATATTTTCCCTATTTAAATCATTGTGACTAGGGACTTCATTTTTAAGAAATTTTGATGCTTCCTGAATTAAATTTTGAGTGTTTTGGTCAAAAACTTCGTTGAATTTTTTATGTTCTTTTAACTCTTCAACATAAAATTGTATTCTGCTGTAAATTTGATTGTTTTTTAACTTAATTTTTGATGTATGAAGTTTTGCGATGGTTTGAGCAAGCATTAATCTATTCTTTTTTAAACCTCAATCAATATCTTTATTCTTAATAAAATTACGGATAATTACATCTTTATCTTCATATATGACCTTTTCAACTATATCTAGATTATTAAAGATTTCAAGTTTATTTAAATGATTAAAACTATTGTTGCGTTTATGTTGAATAAATAAATTATTTAATTTATAAGACTTATTTGTATATCCTTTTGATATTTGCTCTAAATCGTTGTTCAAGAGCATTTTTTTGTATTTTTTTGCATAAGCCATTTTATCAAATGAATTGCAAATATATTGAAATTCGTCAAATTCTTTATCCGTAATGATAAACAATTCTTTTAATAATTGTTTATCAAAACCAATTTTAGACAGACTGATTACATCGAAAAGGGGGTGAGCTTTTCTAACTCATTCAAAGTCTATTAATTCAACATTGCCTTTACTATCGACTAATATGTTTTTTAAATTTAAATCGCAATGTGCTGTTACAAAATATTTAGGGTCTGAATATTTTTCTACTAATCTTTTATATTTGCAAGAATATTTTCCATAATAAAATAAATCAATAGTTGGTAATTTAATATTTTGAGCATGAAATTCCTTAACTTTTTGAATTATTTTTCTTTGTAATTCGTCATTTAACTCAATATTTTCAATTGTGCTTCCTTCGAATCATTTTCTAATTAAAACGCCTTTTTTATAATAATAAACATCGGGTAAATTTGTTAAGAAATCTGATTCAAATTCATGATTAACTAAATTGGAAGTAGGGACACGTAGTTGGCAAAAAATATTTTTATATTTTGCTTTAAATGTAACATTGTGAAAACCCTCATATTTGAATTCAATATCACTTAAATCTTGCAAAATATCTTTATCAACTTTATGATTCAATAAATCTAAATATTTATTCATATTTTTAATTATAACTAAATAATATTTGTATCAGACATTCTTGTGTTTGGTGTTTTGTGCGTTTCAAAAATAAAATTAATTAAAGATTTATGATAAGGTAAAAATTCATTGCTATCAATCATCGAAAATAATTCTTGTTTATCCACAAATTTTATTTGCTCAATCTCTTCATTTATTTCTATATTTTCAATCTTGATATCTTGATTAGTCACAAAATAATCACAGATAAAATTATTTACATTTATTGAGAAAAATGGCTTTTTATTTTCTAAAACTAAATCCATATTCAACTCTTCTTTTGTTTCACGAATTATTGCTTGATAAGGAGATTCTTTACTTAAAGCAGCTCCGCCCACACTTAAGTCTCAAATACCTGGATAATATTTTTTATTTTTAGAGCGTTTTTGAATCAATAATTTACCTTTTGAATTGAAAATACAAAGAAAAACATATAAATTATTTTCATTATAATCTAGCTTTTCACCTCTAATATTTGTTTTTCCCGTTACTTGTCGAT contains:
- a CDS encoding RluA family pseudouridine synthase, encoding MLKLDVNYKERIDKYISDNSEISRNDAKQLILQGAVFLNNNSIPVNKPNYIVQEGWNITITKLIEKETNIVPTKMDLNIVYEDEDIVILDKPTNLVVHPAPGHYEDTLVNGLLHHFKTLSNENGLLRPGIVHRIDKETSGLLIIAKNNETHIKLAEMLKKHEIKRSYIAICDGLIENKITKINLPINRHVNDRKKMTVNKDGKESITTVYLLKHFYIDKQPKSLVKCELQTGRTHQIRVHLKYIGHPVYGDSVYNKKVDEFNQRLHAYKLEFIHPNTQQNIKVFAAIPNEFNVADFDFQLIKD
- a CDS encoding phosphotransferase, which translates into the protein MNKYLDLLNHKVDKDILQDLSDIEFKYEGFHNVTFKAKYKNIFCQLRVPTSNLVNHEFESDFLTNLPDVYYYKKGVLIRKWFEGSTIENIELNDELQRKIIQKVKEFHAQNIKLPTIDLFYYGKYSCKYKRLVEKYSDPKYFVTAHCDLNLKNILVDSKGNVELIDFEWVRKAHPLFDVISLSKIGFDKQLLKELFIITDKEFDEFQYICNSFDKMAYAKKYKKMLLNNDLEQISKGYTNKSYKLNNLFIQHKRNNSFNHLNKLEIFNNLDIVEKVIYEDKDVIIRNFIKNKDIDWGLKKNRLMLAQTIAKLHTSKIKLKNNQIYSRIQFYVEELKEHKKFNEVFDQNTQNLIQEASKFLKNEVPSHNDLNRENILLTINNKIKLIDLEYSSMNSKYFDLAYHCSDIDYDEQTEKEFILNYAKNTNFSIDFDEYFAIKAIVNFYGIAWSLTFNKDFNFDWLTKHVFNNLGKLKNFYEKNLKNS
- a CDS encoding NUDIX hydrolase, with product MSIREILDIYDDNRQVTGKTNIRGEKLDYNENNLYVFLCIFNSKGKLLIQKRSKNKKYYPGIWDLSVGGAALSKESPYQAIIRETKEELNMDLVLENKKPFFSINVNNFICDYFVTNQDIKIENIEINEEIEQIKFVDKQELFSMIDSNEFLPYHKSLINFIFETHKTPNTRMSDTNII
- a CDS encoding nitroreductase family protein, coding for MDFINKLKQRYSVREYDTENNITDEQYKQIIEAINSAPTSSNWHASSVIVVRDKKILAQLGEVNKYTGAIKSCDIFLVFLADYNRVNIAKNTYTEYQYNNHSSESYTVAVGDAFIQATTAQDAAISLGLGTCFLGLTRTMVKELNEILNIKGQAVPIIGLTIGNIKNNGLVKPKMNRVFENKYDFDRLNSDINEYDKSLIAHFRKLNPDKKAWSYKEATIKSASSYRMDTKLIEEIWELELSK